Below is a genomic region from Virgibacillus dokdonensis.
CTATTACAGAAGGAACAATTGCGGAATGGTTAGTGAAACAAGGGGATAAAGTAGAAAAAGGCGATCCAGTTGTTGAGCTAGAAACAGATAAAGTGAATGTGGAAGTAAACTCTGAATATTCTGGTGTAATTACAGAAATAATTCAAGTCGAAGGCGATGATGTAGAAGTTGGCGATGTCATTGCAAAAATTGACGAAAATGCAGAAGCAGGAAGTGTAAATACAGAATCTGCTCAAGGTCAAGCTGATGCAAAAGAAGAACAGCAGACAGAAGCCTCTCCTAAACAAGACATAAAGGAAGAAGCGAAAAAAGACTTCAAAGAAGAGACACAAACAAGCGTTGACGTAATCGCTTCACCAGCTGCTAGGAAGCGTGCTAGGGAGCTAGGTATTGACCTAAGTAAGGTGAGCCCACGTGACCCATTAGGTCGCATTCGCCCAGAAGACGTGGAAGATGCTGCGAAAGGTACAGCAAAATCAAGTGAGCAAAAAGAAGAGAAGAAGCCTATCGAGAAAATAGAGTTTGATAAGCCTGTTGAAAGAATTAAAATGTCCCGTCGCCGTCAAACTATTGCTAAACGTCTAGTTGAAGTACAACAAGAAGCTGCTATGCTTACAACGTTTAATGAAGTAGATTTAACCAATGTTATGAAGCTGCGTAGTGAACGTAAAGAGAAGTTTATTGAAAAGCATGGTGTGAAGTTAGGCTTCATGTCTTTCTTTACAAAAGCTGTCGTTGGTGCATTAAAAGATTTTCCATTGCTTAATGCAGAAATTCAAGGTAATGAAATAGTGATGAAGAAATTCTATGATATTGGTATTGCAGTATCTACAGAAGATGGTTTAGTAGTTCCTGTAGTACGAGATGCTGATCGTCTCGATTTTGCAGGAGTGGAAAAAGAAATTGGTAATTTAGGTAAGAAAGCGCGTGATAAGAAGCTAGAAATGAGTGACTTACAAGGTGGTTCATTTACGATTACAAATGGTGGAACATTTGGCTCTATGCTTTCCACACCAATACTAAATGCACCTCAAGTAGGGATTCTAGGAATGCATAATATTCAAAAACGTGCCGTTGTGATGCCAGATGATAGTATCGAAGTACGTCCAATGATGTATTTAGCGCTATCCTATGATCACCGTATTGTAGATGGCAAAGAGGCGGTACAATTCCTTGTTCGTGTTAAACAATTATTAGAAGATCCTTACGATTTATTATTAGAAGGATAATGGAAACTAAAATCAAACCCCTGTTTCTTTGCGAAACGGGGGTTTTCTAGGTGCGCCCTGCATGGGCGAAAACTTGGTGGTGAAAGTCCACTACAGGCATGGCAGTAGGAACTGTTAGCGAAAGACAAGGTGGCTATCGCGAGGTAGTGGCTGAAGGAAGTCGGACGCAAACTCCTGAACTGACGAACAGAAACTAGATAGAAGGCTGAATTAGGTCGGATAAGGTTGCCTAACAAACTGAAGTCCAATACTGCCCGAAACCTATACAGTAAATCTAGCAGTTACATGGGAGGAAAGTTTTCGCTCTTACCGGGGGAGGTCTTGTGAGGGTGCAGTGGGAGTTGAATGATAACAAACCAGCACAACCAAGACGATGACGTCTTGGTGAATCACAAGAAGTCAGCAGAGGTCATAGTAATGTTACTTGACGAAACATGAAGGACCGAACAATAGTCGTTTTGAAAGCTCTAGGAGGTGTGTAAGGTGCGACAACTGCAGAAAACAGGAGAATCTGGCTATCGGCAGAGAGATAGTGTGGAACATGAAGGGTATGTCGAAGCGCATAGTGGCTTACATGGTGAAAAGAACAATCAAAATGGTGTATCCAATCTGTTTGAAAGAATCCTGTCAAGGAACAATCTCAATCAAGCTTACCTTCAAGTCGTCAGAAATAAGGGGGCAGCCGGTGTAGACGGTATGACGTGCGACCAACTACTTCCATACTTGAAGGAACATAAAGAGGAACTATTACTCCAGNTTTCGAAATCCTTATAAGCAAAGGAAAAAAATTAAGATATTACGTAAGAGGGAAATAGAGAAGTAAATGCTAGTATTTCGTTAATACCTTTTGCGAGCAAAAGAGCTTTAAGATAAGATAAAAAACCTAATTTTTAATGAAAGCATTACTTTGTAAAGCTGTTTAACCCGATGGTGAGTTAAATGAAATATAAGGTTAATAAATAGGGAAACTAGGGAAAATATTTGCGTGGAAATAATAGCTAATAAGTTTTGTTATAGAGATGACGCTAATTTGCTAATTTTGCTAATTGCTGTCGGATTTTCAATAAATACATATAAAAATGGGTGATTTGACAGAAAAAACAATCACTTGCATGACGTCAGACAACTTGTTAGAATGGATTTAAAAGAAGTTATGAAAACAGTTACAAAATAAGGGAGGAAAAACACCTTGCATATTTTACTAGGTTTATTAGCCATTGTCGTTGTACTTGGGTTAGCATTTTTAATGTCGAATGATAAGAAAAATGTTAATTATAAAGCGATTGGAATTATGTTGATTTTTCAAATTTTAATTACACTGTTTATGTTTGAAACGGGTGTTGGACAATGGATTATTAAAAAGATTTCAGATGGATTCAATAAATTAATTGAATTTGGTAATGTGGGAATCAGTTTTGTTGTAGGAGGATTTGAACTACAAGAGGGTGGCGTCTTTTTCTTTAACGTTCTACTTTTAATCGTCTTTTTTGCTACCTTGCTTTCTGTTCTAACATATTTGAAAATTTTGCCACCAATTATTAAATATTTAGGTTGGCTGATTTCTAAAGTTACTGGACTGCCTAGAGTAGAATCATTTAATGCGGTAAATAGTATCTTTTTCGGGCAATCTGAAGCCTTGATTGCAATCCGGTCTCAATTTCATCATTTAAATGCTAATCGGCTCTATATTGTAAGTGCTTCCGCGATGGGATCTGTTTCAGCATCAATTGTTGGTGCATATTTACAAATGCTTCCACCACAATACGTGCTAGTCGCACTTCCGTTAAATATGTTCAGTGCTTTAATGATTGCTTCTGTTATTGCACCGGTCAATGTACCAAAAGAAGAAGACGTTGTAGACATAAAAAACGTTAGTAAAGAGAAAAGCATTTTTGAAGCAATGGGAAATGGTGCGTTAGAAGGTGGAAAAATTGCCCTTATTGTTGCAGCTATGCTAATTGCTTTTATTGCTTCCCTTGAGTTAGTGAACTGGCTTATTCAATTGATCTTCGCTGGTGTAACATTACAAGAAATACTAGGTTATATATTATATCCTATTGGTTTATTGATGGGAATTTCTCCTGGTGAAGTTATTCAAGCAGGTTCTATTATGGGTACGAAAATTGTGACAAATGAATTTGTCGCTATGCTGCAATTTCAACAAGCGATGGGGGATATGTCGGAAAAAACAATCGGTATTGTTACGGTATTTCTAACCAGCTTTGCTAACTTCTCTTCTATTGGTATTATTGCTGGTACTGTAAAAGGAATTGATGAAGAAAAAGCTGTTAGCGTGTCTCGTTTTGGAATGAAACTTTTAATTGGAGCAACACTAGCCTCTATTTTATCCGCTTCTGTTGTAGGAATGTTTTTATAAAATAGAAGTTTACTACACCTGCAGTTTTGTTATTAAAAACTGTCCTAAGCTTTATTGCTAGGACAGTTTTTGTACTATTAATAAGATATAAGCGTATAAACAAAAGGATGGTTTTCGTCATAAAATTTAGCAATAAGTCAAGTTTTTTGCTAAACAAGGAAAGAGCATCCCGAGCTACAAGTTAGCAAAAGAAAATCTACGCATGCATCTTTTTCTTACACTTACGCTGTAAATACAATAAGCGTGTTAATAATGCTATAGCTCCGCATGATAGTCCAGTAATAATTCCGACCCAATAACCAAAAGGTTCTAAAGCAGTGTAATTCGCTAGCAGCCAACCAACAGGTAAGCCAATTACCCAGTAGGAAATGAAAGCGATCACTAATGTAGCGTTCACGTCTTTGTATCCTCGAAGCGCTCCTTGAATAGGCGCACCGAAGGCATCAGCTAGTTGATAGAAAATAGCGTAAATCAGAAAATGCTTAGTCA
It encodes:
- the odhB gene encoding 2-oxoglutarate dehydrogenase complex dihydrolipoyllysine-residue succinyltransferase, which produces MNEIKVPELAESITEGTIAEWLVKQGDKVEKGDPVVELETDKVNVEVNSEYSGVITEIIQVEGDDVEVGDVIAKIDENAEAGSVNTESAQGQADAKEEQQTEASPKQDIKEEAKKDFKEETQTSVDVIASPAARKRARELGIDLSKVSPRDPLGRIRPEDVEDAAKGTAKSSEQKEEKKPIEKIEFDKPVERIKMSRRRQTIAKRLVEVQQEAAMLTTFNEVDLTNVMKLRSERKEKFIEKHGVKLGFMSFFTKAVVGALKDFPLLNAEIQGNEIVMKKFYDIGIAVSTEDGLVVPVVRDADRLDFAGVEKEIGNLGKKARDKKLEMSDLQGGSFTITNGGTFGSMLSTPILNAPQVGILGMHNIQKRAVVMPDDSIEVRPMMYLALSYDHRIVDGKEAVQFLVRVKQLLEDPYDLLLEG
- a CDS encoding NupC/NupG family nucleoside CNT transporter — encoded protein: MHILLGLLAIVVVLGLAFLMSNDKKNVNYKAIGIMLIFQILITLFMFETGVGQWIIKKISDGFNKLIEFGNVGISFVVGGFELQEGGVFFFNVLLLIVFFATLLSVLTYLKILPPIIKYLGWLISKVTGLPRVESFNAVNSIFFGQSEALIAIRSQFHHLNANRLYIVSASAMGSVSASIVGAYLQMLPPQYVLVALPLNMFSALMIASVIAPVNVPKEEDVVDIKNVSKEKSIFEAMGNGALEGGKIALIVAAMLIAFIASLELVNWLIQLIFAGVTLQEILGYILYPIGLLMGISPGEVIQAGSIMGTKIVTNEFVAMLQFQQAMGDMSEKTIGIVTVFLTSFANFSSIGIIAGTVKGIDEEKAVSVSRFGMKLLIGATLASILSASVVGMFL